NNNNNNNNNNNNNNNNNNNNNNNNNNNNNNNNNNNNNNNNNNNNNNNNNNNNNNNNNNNNNNNNNNNNNNNNNNNNNNNNNNNNNNNNNNNNNNNNNNNNNNNNNNNNNNNNNNNNNNNNNNNNNNNNNNNNNNNNNNNNNNNNNNNNNNNNNNNNNNNNNNNNNNNNNNNNNNNNNNNNNNNNNNNNNNNNNNNNNNNNNNNNNNNNNNNNNNNNNNNNNNNNNNNNNNNNNNNNNNNNNNNNNNNNNNNNNNNNNNNNNNNNNNNNNNNNNNNNNNNNNNNNNNNNNNNNNNNNNNNNNNNNNNNNNNNNNNNNNNNNNNNNNNNNNNNNNNNNNNNNNNNNNNNNNNNNNNNNNNNNNNNNNNNNNNNNNNNNNNNNNNNNNNNNNNNNNNNNNNNNNNNNNNNNNNNNNNNNNNNNNNNNNNNNNNNNNNNNNNNNNNNNNNNNNNNNNNNNNNNNNNNNNNNNNNNNNNNNNNNNNNNNNNNNNNNNNNNNNNNNNNNNNNNNNNNNNNNNNNNNNNNNNNNNNNNNNNNNNNNNNNNNNNNNNNNNNNNNNNNNNNNNNNNNNNNNNNNNNNNNNNNNNNNNNNNNNNNNNNNNNNNNNNNNNNNNNNNNNNNNNNNNNNNNNNNNNNNNNNNNNNNNNNNNNNNNNNNNNNNNNNNNNNNNNNNNNNNNNNNNNNNNNNNNNNNNNNNNNNNNNNNNNNNNNNNNNNNNNNNNNNNNNNNNNNNNNNNNNNNNNNNNNNNNNNNNNNNNNNNNNNNNNNNNNNNNNNNNNNNNNNNNNNNNNNNNNNNNNNNNNNNNNNNNNNNNNNNNNNNNNNNNNNNNNNNNNNNNNNNNNNNNNNNNNNNNNNNNNNNNNNNNNNNNNNNNNNNNNNNNNNNNNNNNNNNNNNNNNNNNNNNNNNNNNNNNNNNNNNNNNNNNNNNNNNNNNNNNNNNNNNNNNNNNNNNNNNNNNNNNNNNNNNNNNNNNNNNNNNNNNNNNNNNNNNNNNNNNNNNNNNNNNNNNNNNNNNNNNNNNNNNNNNNNNNNNNNNNNNNNNNNNNNNNNNNNNNNNNNNNNNNNNNNNNNNNNNNNNNNNNNNNNNNNNNNNNNNNNNNNNNNNNNNNNNNNNNNNNNNNNNNNNNNNNNNNNNNNNNNNNNNNNNNNNNNNNNNNNNNNNNNNNNNNNNNNNNNNNNNNNNNNNNNNNNNNNNNNNNNNNNNNNNNNNNNNNNNNNNNNNNNNNNNNNNNNNNNNNNNNNNNNNNNNNNNNNNNNNNNNNNNNNNNNNNNNNNNNNNNNNNNNNNNNNNNNNNNNNNNNNNNNNNNNNNNNNNNNNNNNNNNNNNNNNNNNNNNNNNNNNNNNNNNNNNNNNNNNNNNNNNNNNNNNNNNNNNNNNNNNNNNNNNNNNNNNNNNNNNNNNNNNNNNNNNNNNNNNNNNNNNNNNNNNNNNNNNNNNNNNNNNNNNNNNNNNNNNNNNNNNNNNNNNNNNNNNNNNNNNNNNNNNNNNNNNNNNNNNNNNNNNNNNNNNNNNNNNNNNNNNNNNNNNNNNNNNNNNNNNNNNNNNNNNNNNNNNNNNNNNNNNNNNNNNNNNNNNNNNNNNNNNNNNNNNNNNNNNNNNNNNNNNNNNNNNNNNNNNNNNNNNNNNNNNNNNNNNNNNNNNNNNNNNNNNNNNNNNNNNNNNNNNNNNNNNNNNNNNNNNNNNNNNNNNNNNNNNNNNNNNNNNNNNNNNNNNNNNNNNNNNNNNNNNNNNNNNNNNNNNNNNNNNNNNNNNNNNNNNNNNNNNNNNNNNNNNNNNNNNNNNNNNNNNNNNNNNNNNNNNNNNNNNNNNNNNNNNNNNNNNNNNNNNNNNNNNNNNNNNNNNNNNNNNNNNNNNNNNNNNNNNNNNNNNNNNNNNNNNNNNNNNNNNNNNNNNNNNNNNNNNNNNNNNNNNNNNNNNNNNNNNNNNNNNNNNNNNNNNNNNNNNNNNNNNNNNNNNNNNNNNNNNNNNNNNNNNNNNNNNNNNNNNNNNNNNNNNNNNNNNNNNNNNNNNNNNNNNNNNNNNNNNNNNNNNNNNNNNNNNNNNNNNNNNNNNNNNNNNNNNNNNNNNNNNNNNNNNNNNNNNNNNNNNNNNNNNNNNNNNNNNNNNNNNNNNNNNNNNNNNNNNNNNNNNNNNNNNNNNNNNNNNNNNNNNNNNNNNNNNNNNNNNNNNNNNNNNNNNNNNNNNNNNNNNNNNNNNNNNNNNNNNNNNNNNNNNNNNNNNNNNNNNNNNNNNNNNNNNNNNNNNNNNNNNNNNNNNNNNNNNNNNNNNNNNNNNNNNNNNNNNNNNNNNNNNNNNNNNNNNNNNNNNNNNNNNNNNNNNNNNNNNNNNNNNNNNNNNNNNNNNNNNNNNNNNNNNNNNNNNNNNNNNNNNNNNNNNNNNNNNNNNNNNNNNNNNNNNNNNNNNNNNNNNNNNNNNNNNNNNNNNNNNNNNNNNNNNNNNNNNNNNNNNNNNNNNNNNNNNNNNNNNNNNNNNNNNNNNNNNNNNNNNNNNNNNNNNNNNNNNNNNNNNNNNNNNNNNNNNNNNNNNNNNNNNNNNNNNNNNNNNNNNNNNNNNNNNNNNNNNNNNNNNNNNNNNNNNNNNNNNNNNNNNNNNNNNNNNNNNNNNNNNNNNNNNNNNNNNNNNNNNNNNNNNNNNNNNNNNNNNNNNNNNNNNNNNNNNNNNNNNNNNNNNNNNNNNNNNNNNNNNNNNNNNNNNNNNNNNNNNNNNNNNNNNNNNNNNNNNNNNNNNNNNNNNNNaaacaaaaaaaaaggaaaaacaaattgcaaaaaaaaacagattaaactATAGATAAAAAGCGCACGACCACCGATCTTATATTATAGTACAGTATTCGTTATTGTAGGTTTTTCTATAGTTACgctcgattcacagagacggatcatgtttcgaaactaaactttccataacggtagtactaaactagctcgggatttaacggagtagccctcaccttagcaatgaagagaagtggtatatatgaactccagctgctcaaatggactccaaatctgaaatcagatcgaaatttcgagtcagaacgcctttcgaacggtttaaaacgggtatttacggaaaagtcaacccgctggtcaaagatcaattatttaattaattaattaattgattaattaattaattaatccggtTTTCCCTAACCGAttaccaattgattttaaccgaccggtttaacctaaccgaatcgaaatcgatttaaaccggtcaaaccaccggttaaccgagtcaaccgagttgactcaccgggtcgactcggccgagttggcgagtcgccggcgagtcaccggtgtcggtcatcggcggcgacggcggagctaCGGCGGCGGCTTACCGGTAAGTtggccggcggcgacggcggagctgcggcggagaacggtggtccggcggcggCGCTGCGGCGGAggacggtggtccggcggcggcgcgtggaACTCCCGTGCGCGCGGAGGTGAAACTTCCGGAGGCGCGTACGGCTTCGTCCGGGCTCCGATCGTGACGcggttggtgtctacggcttcgtcttgacgagaggaacacgatgatggcctTGGATGCACGAGATTCACTTCGGTTAGAAAGTTATGACCGATTTACTAAAACGACCGAAACATAACTCAAACACATGGCGGTTTCCGGTTACCTCGAGCTGCGGTTGATGGTGATGACGAGCTTGACGACGTCCTGGCGTGCGGTGGCTCCGGCGAGGACTCTTggtgagctttctctctctttctctctctctttctctttctctctttctctctctctctttaaagaagttggagatggtggagataacggagatggtggagatggtggggaTGGTGGGGATAGTGGAGATGGTGGGTCATTACAGCCACCAACccagaaaaaaataagttaGGGTAGAAAATAAAGGCACCTCAAATAAAATCTCAAATTAAAGTCAGAGATACGAACAGAAGCACGCCGAAACCCTAGAAACTGAAGAACAGAGAAAAACAAAacgattaattaattaattattggaAAAATGCTGCAAAGTCATAACGGATGGAGTGAGAAATATCAAATATCACAGCAGATTGAAGGAGATAGTGAATCCACGAAACACAAACTtatgaaatatcaaaaaatacGATAATCtccattaagaaaaagaaaaagaaaaaaaaggaaactttagaactttttttttgggaagGCTACTTAATGTAGTTTAAAATAGTGTGAAGATAAACAAACCTCGAATTAGAATCAAGGAAAGCTTAAATCGAAGTCAGAGACGCGAAGTcctaaaaaatgaagaagagagaaaaaataacaaaacgaTTAATTACTGGAAAAATGCTGCGAAGAAAATATAATGGATAAAGTGAAGAACATGATTGTAGATACAGATTcaaatcaaagaacaaaaaaaaacgagaataaATCAATTGAATCCGAGATTAAGAAGAATAAGTGTACGGAAAATCAAGCGATTTACGTTTTACTTATAATGGTGATGAACGGAGAAATCAAGGAGATACTTACTTGATGAAGGGGAACTAAGAACGTAGTAAGCTCCACGCGGCAGCGTTTAAGCCTCGAAAAACAAAGTTCCGGCGACGTCTCGTGAGAGAGAGTAAGAGCTAGACGCAGAgctatagagaaaaaaaaaaagagtgaccAAAGAAAAGGAATGGTTATTTTGAGAGGCAATTCAGTACTTATATGGAAAGTATCGGGCCCCGcttggttttctttcttttttgcatAAACACCGACTTTAACGAACGGCCTTATCTTTATTGGGCCTAAATTGTAACTAATAAAGTCCATTAACACCCCTCCTGTTCTCCGCGTAGAGAGACCGTTGCACTGTTAAAAATATCTTGATTGACgcgcttatatatatatatatgtacggTACCTCTCACTATACACTAATCACAATTTCACAATTGCTTAGAAAATCAATCCTCTCTTTAAGCGTTATGTCGTCAAGCATGAATGTTCCACAAGTTGAAGTTAGTATTGACAGAAGGAGACTCCCCCCATCGGTAGGATACACATCAAACAATGTCCGCATCATGATCAACACTTGCTTTCACGAGGTTCTTGAAAACCTTACCACCCGTCAGCGAACGCTAACCGGCCGGTTCGTTTTGCTCTCCCCACCAGTTCTTATCGATTTCAATCTCTCTAGTTTAAGCAACAGTTACATCCAAGAGCTTCTCCGAGATAATCTTGCTCGTGGCCACCATTGGTTATGCGAAGATTTGGCCGCGGATATCTCATCGGAAGCGGAGGAGTTAGGTTTTGGACGTAATGGATTTAGCTTGACCTTCTCCATCGAAATCACTTACGAGAGGGTTGTGGCCATGTCTGATCCTCCTCCAGACGATGGATTGTTTTTGAGAACTGTGCTATCGAAGTTGGTTGTGCTAGGGAAGATAGATAGAGAGGAGCATGAGAGTTTGACGAATATGGAAACAGAGTCGTCGTGTTCGATTTGTCTCGACAATCTCTATGGTTCTTCTTCGATACATGGTTCCGCCACACTGATGAACTGTTCTCATGTCTTCCATGAACGTTGTCTCTCGGATTGGCTTCAACGGAAAAACACATGCCCCATGTGTCGGACTGTGTTGTACAATTGCTGATTTTGGAAACACATGGGGATCGAAACTAGGGTTTTCATGTACTGATTTCGCAATCTGGGTCACATGCGAGTCAAATTGTTAAAGTGctattttgataataaatttaGAAACTGTAGTTTTACAATTGGAGTGGCTTCCAACATATTTTTCAGGGTTCTCAGTGATCAGACTCTttgtctttctcttcttctcttgtagACCAAGACTCAAAACTACATAAAGTTTCTTAGTATTCTTACCCTACAATTCCATCAAGAAATATTACTAGAAAAACGTATAGAATCACAAAGacgaagaaaaacaagaaaatcgTATGAGTCTTTGTGAAATGTAAACCAAGAAATATGTTTTAACCCAATTTCTTATGAAGCAACAAAGAACAGAATCACTAGATTAGGCGATGCGGGTAACTGCAGCATGTATAGAATCAGCAAGTTGAGGCATTGTCTTTGAGCTTAGACCTGTCATGCTTAACCTCTTGAAATACACAATTCTCATTATAAATGATAAGCTTTTAGTTgaacaaataaatttatctaGCACAATTTTCTCTCTTAAGTTGGAAATACTAATTCAATTTTAGCATGTAGATCGAATCGTACTTATAATCTTCGGAGATGAATCTAGATTCTTAAGTATCAATGtagattcatatccaacatataatCTAATATCATTTGAAAATCAATACAATTAAAACATAAGCATAAAGTTGAACCCAACTTACTTGttagttaaaaaatttaaaagtactatataatataattaactagGACCGACCCGTCCTACGGGCGGGAtgtgaattataaaataatttccaCACTCTATAATTAACattgtttgttttaattttatttatattttttgtttgttcttgtgAGGTATAATGAAATATTCATATATGATATCTTTGCTCTTAAACttactaataagaaaaaaaaaacttactaaTAAGAATGGTCTGGTTCATTCCCAAAATTCAATCACATtgttaattttaatacatttctATTAGTGCTGGTGAAAATTGCCCAAAAAAATGTCCAATCGTTTTAAATATATTGCAGCTATATTATCCAATCGTTTAGCTGAATTGTCCAgtgtttatcatatattttagttaGACTTTGTACAATTGGGAGACTAAATAAACCATGCTATATAGAAAATTagtagatttaaaaaaaaatatatattacatatttcttttgttaagtaacatatgttttaacttttaattatacattaagAATTGATTTGGTATTACATTATTCCACGTGATAATTTGTAGTTggatgaacatatatatatatatatatatatatatatatctttgacTTGTATCAACCCTTTTTATATTGATGGTTAGATCTCGTTGGGGAGATGAGAATGCAGGTTCGGTTTTTATATCGAATATAAGTTTATATAGAGGGTATGGGTCCATGGTGTTTTTTTGGAAGATTGTAATATCTGTATCGTATGTTGATGTGTTTATGTTCTCAGAAAGTTGATATTTTGGGTTTAATCTAGCACCTAATTGAAACGTTTAAATGTTATGGTTTAGGAGAGTTGTTATTTTTGTGTTGTTACTAAAATGCGTTTGTTATATATGATggagttttaattttgatatatttatgagaatatttttttgttgaatatgaTGAATCTATTACAATTGATTGAATTCGATATGTCAGTGACAAACAATAAATTGATTTGTTAggttaaaactatatatatattgttatatatatgctaTTACTATTTGCTtataattatgtattaattGAGTATTAAAGAGTAGATTGTAGGGAAAAAAATTTAGGGGTTTCtaactaattttaatatttttcgtaAATATATTATGCCGCATGCCCATAACTTATATCGGATCATCACACTTAAGTTACAAAAGTGAGAgtatatatagattatagatTAATGCTATATGACTGACCTTCAAACTACAACATATAAGCTAATTCAATTGTAAGCATGTGCATCCATTTGTTCTTTCTTTCCTCTGCTTCCAATAGCTTTTCTCCTCACCAAATCATAAGCATAGATGTAAAAAACATTGAAAGATCGATACAAACCTCTATATCCCTTACACACACAAAATAATCAGAAAATGctataaagaaaaacaacaaaacacatGGTTACTTCTCCTTCACAATGGTGAATCAGTATGAAACTTTTGACCTGTTTTCCATGTCGGTGATATAACCAATTGGGATCTCTTACACAAACCATTCCCATGAAAAGTCTTTGGTGAGGCCAACCAGTCCGCGAGGCTAGTATTGACGATGATCTCCTTCATTAGGGGCTTTGCTTGATCATCACTATCCGGTTCAACATTCTCCTTCATTAGCTGTTTAACTCTTCTTACTGGCTTTGCTTTAACGGCTTTCCACTGCGCAATATTCTCATCTGGATTCAGTAGAGGAGTCACATTCTGGccgtcatcttcttcatcatcagcatcatcttcatagtcattttcatcatctgtTATAGTCCTCATCCTCCAAATCACTCGCTCCATACACCaattcatcttcatcttctaaaCTTGATGGTAGAGTTGGTTCAAAGGTTTGTACATTCAAGTTAAACCTTACTCTCTTCCttgtcttcttttttccttccttcttctcctcctctgccTCTACCTCACACCTAACACAATACCAGAAAGAAACAGAGCATTGACCATTGTTAAATGACTATCTCTGCACAATACCAGAAAGAAACAGAGCATTTTTCTGAACACAACTATTGTATAGAAACTCCACCTACTAATTTTTCGGAAAAGAATTTACTTTGCTGTTTAAACAGATCGAGGTTATAACAGTTAATGGTAGTACAAAGTGCAAGGCTTACCAATAATGTTGGCAGCCATGTTGGTTTCCGCAAGATCAAATCAGCTGAACTGTTGGAACCATCCCTAGtgaaccaaaattcaatatcaaCAATCAGTTTCGTTGCTCCTTGTTACAAATTAAGCTGCAAGTTCCTGAGTTTGCTTATTAACTTACAACCAAGCAGGAGAAGGGAAACATACATGATTAATTTCCACAAAGATAATAGTGCCctgaaatcaaaatataaaaaaggatAAATCAGACAAAccaagatattaaaaaaatcaaattatattacaaaactGAAGTAACATGATCAGTTCAACTGAAACACTACCAGTACTCATAAAATGGCTAAAAATCACGTAAGGTAACATCAGTAtgacagaaaataaaaactcaaaacaatcgATATCTAGAAGAGCAAATC
The Brassica oleracea var. oleracea cultivar TO1000 unplaced genomic scaffold, BOL UnpScaffold01186, whole genome shotgun sequence DNA segment above includes these coding regions:
- the LOC106321049 gene encoding uncharacterized protein LOC106321049 is translated as MNVPQVEVSIDRRRLPPSVGYTSNNVRIMINTCFHEVLENLTTRQRTLTGRFVLLSPPVLIDFNLSSLSNSYIQELLRDNLARGHHWLCEDLAADISSEAEELGFGRNGFSLTFSIEITYERVVAMSDPPPDDGLFLRTVLSKLVVLGKIDREEHESLTNMETESSCSICLDNLYGSSSIHGSATLMNCSHVFHERCLSDWLQRKNTCPMCRTVLYNC